The Methanolacinia paynteri genome includes a region encoding these proteins:
- a CDS encoding cation:proton antiporter, translating to MTGTDVESIISIILLLLFIAIFAGILFRKIKVPYTIGLFLAGFVITAISRNISGIENLFDFVLSSEIILFLFLPPIVFEAAFHINKRLMSETIAPILILAIPGVIFSALVVGCIVGYATPVPLIYAMLFGALISATDPVSVIALFKNIGVPARLTTILEGESVFNDASALVTFSLVLGIISVGTFDLYTVVYGTEWIFWSFFGGILTGIFTGILIGSLIALSGKDAVISSVITMIIAYASYLLADSLFQVSGIIAVLTAGLIVGWFSSIWLKKEERKGLSDFQDFSAYLANSLIFLLIGITTANILAVYSSETELLLLIPVALVAVFISRAAVVYILSGVMNLFKGRGYIPLNYQHALFWGGLRGAVALALALSISENMPYRDEIVMMTVGVVLFTVIVEGTTTKPLTAKLGLDRPSNIALYEYYSGIIHAKTAGLKILDRLEARNKVEPVIAGRIRDEYSREITDARSGIQEIYQNILPDDEVLKKFLWIRLIMVERSFYEEFYEGGYISEIVLDEMRHFINLRLDDVMAGIVPPRDILKPDSPEYRISMKTAAVLSGTFKNSHFAKNLRKFILTTEYQKYIVLSSAATEVEGAMDIITSELDFPEKIVDEAGKELHRISERSEKRIEDMSARYPELSKDIEDYYFRLSIMMKEEKEYSGMKEKGLVFPNVYHKLLEKIEKERAGLEEHIFNIV from the coding sequence ATGACGGGAACAGACGTAGAGAGCATTATATCGATAATACTTCTCCTGCTTTTCATTGCAATCTTCGCGGGAATATTATTCAGAAAGATAAAAGTGCCCTACACAATCGGCCTTTTCCTGGCAGGTTTTGTAATTACGGCGATATCCCGGAACATTTCAGGAATCGAAAACCTCTTCGATTTTGTGCTCTCATCAGAAATTATACTCTTTCTCTTTCTGCCGCCCATCGTCTTCGAAGCTGCCTTTCATATCAACAAGAGGCTGATGTCAGAGACAATTGCACCGATACTTATTCTTGCAATTCCCGGAGTCATATTTTCTGCATTGGTTGTCGGCTGTATAGTCGGATATGCAACCCCGGTGCCGCTGATATATGCGATGCTCTTCGGGGCCCTGATCTCGGCAACCGACCCTGTCTCGGTCATAGCGCTCTTCAAAAACATAGGAGTTCCTGCAAGACTTACGACTATCCTCGAAGGTGAAAGCGTATTCAACGATGCATCTGCCCTTGTTACGTTCAGCCTTGTTCTCGGGATCATTAGTGTGGGAACCTTCGATCTCTACACAGTTGTCTATGGAACGGAATGGATATTCTGGAGCTTCTTCGGCGGAATCCTCACGGGAATATTCACAGGCATCCTGATTGGAAGTCTCATCGCCCTGTCCGGGAAGGATGCAGTCATATCGTCTGTTATAACGATGATAATTGCATATGCCTCCTATCTCCTGGCGGACTCGCTATTCCAGGTGTCCGGAATAATTGCGGTGCTTACGGCAGGACTAATCGTCGGGTGGTTCTCCTCGATCTGGCTTAAGAAGGAGGAACGCAAAGGGCTGTCGGATTTCCAGGATTTTTCCGCATATCTTGCGAACAGTCTCATATTTCTCCTGATCGGAATTACAACCGCCAACATACTGGCAGTTTACAGCTCCGAAACCGAACTCCTGCTCCTGATTCCTGTCGCACTGGTCGCGGTCTTCATATCGAGGGCCGCGGTGGTCTATATCCTTTCGGGTGTCATGAATCTCTTCAAAGGCAGGGGTTACATCCCGCTAAATTACCAGCATGCACTTTTCTGGGGAGGGCTCCGCGGTGCCGTTGCACTCGCACTTGCGCTCTCGATCAGCGAGAATATGCCGTACAGGGATGAGATCGTGATGATGACAGTCGGGGTCGTCCTGTTTACCGTTATCGTCGAGGGGACGACGACAAAACCGCTTACAGCGAAACTTGGTCTCGACCGGCCGAGCAATATCGCGTTATACGAATATTACAGCGGAATCATCCATGCAAAGACGGCGGGTCTCAAGATTCTCGACAGACTTGAAGCACGGAATAAGGTGGAACCGGTGATTGCCGGCAGGATCAGGGATGAGTATTCCCGTGAGATTACAGATGCCCGCAGCGGCATACAGGAAATATACCAGAATATTCTCCCGGATGACGAAGTTTTAAAAAAGTTCCTGTGGATTCGGCTGATTATGGTTGAGAGGAGTTTCTACGAGGAGTTTTATGAAGGCGGTTATATCTCTGAGATCGTTCTTGACGAGATGAGGCATTTCATCAATCTCAGGCTGGACGATGTAATGGCAGGAATTGTGCCTCCGCGTGATATTCTCAAACCTGATTCCCCGGAATACAGGATCTCTATGAAAACAGCAGCCGTCCTCTCGGGGACATTTAAGAACTCCCATTTTGCCAAAAACCTGCGAAAATTCATACTTACAACCGAATACCAGAAATATATTGTATTGAGTTCTGCGGCCACGGAGGTGGAGGGTGCCATGGACATTATCACTTCAGAACTGGATTTCCCGGAGAAAATTGTGGACGAGGCCGGAAAAGAACTGCACAGGATCTCGGAGAGGTCGGAGAAGAGAATCGAAGATATGTCAGCGAGGTACCCCGAGCTTTCAAAAGATATCGAGGACTACTATTTCCGGCTTTCTATTATGATGAAGGAGGAGAAGGAATATTCGGGCATGAAGGAAAAAGGGCTTGTATTTCCGAATGTATATCATAAACTCCTGGAAAAGATCGAGAAAGAGAGAGCCGGGCTTGAGGAACATATATTCAATATTGTCTGA
- a CDS encoding type I restriction-modification system subunit M N-terminal domain-containing protein: protein MENLSANVSERANLILSIADKLTGTYKPHEYGEVILPLTVIRRFDCVLADTKDAVLEKNSKVKAVAMKETFLQKASGYSFYNTSRFTFQKLLDDPDNIETLIRKLEEYKNSLIYEAVTGKMDVCQ, encoded by the coding sequence ATGGAAAATCTAAGCGCAAACGTAAGCGAAAGAGCCAATCTTATCTTGTCGATAGCAGATAAACTGACCGGAACATACAAACCTCATGAATATGGAGAAGTGATTCTTCCCCTGACTGTCATAAGGCGTTTTGACTGTGTACTTGCAGATACAAAAGATGCCGTTCTTGAGAAGAATTCCAAAGTAAAAGCAGTTGCAATGAAAGAGACATTTCTCCAGAAAGCGTCCGGCTATTCGTTCTACAATACAAGCAGATTCACATTTCAAAAACTGCTGGATGACCCCGACAATATAGAGACACTCATCAGAAAACTTGAAGAATACAAAAATTCCCTGATCTATGAAGCCGTGACCGGGAAGATGGATGTTTGCCAATGA
- a CDS encoding BRO-N domain-containing protein, which yields MTEKEKKIPIGSETAIKIFDQKNIRTAWDSENEKWYFSIIDVLAVLTESKNPTAYWRKLKQRLKTEGNQTVTNCHGLKMSAPDGKMRMTDVADTEQLFRLIQSVPSPKAEPFKIWLAKVGKERVDEIADPELTIDRALQTYRRKGYSEKWINQRLKTIEIRKELTDEWDRAGIEKGTDYAILTDEITKAWSGMTTKEYKQLKELRKESLRDNMTNLELVLNMLAEATTTEISKSENPSGLSDSQKIANRGGKVAGTARKEIIKQTGKDPVTSKKDTEQQLSNAENAEIN from the coding sequence ATGACGGAAAAAGAGAAGAAAATACCTATAGGCTCTGAAACGGCAATAAAAATATTCGACCAGAAAAATATCAGGACAGCATGGGATAGTGAGAATGAGAAATGGTATTTCTCAATCATCGACGTACTGGCAGTACTTACTGAAAGCAAAAATCCCACAGCATATTGGAGAAAACTTAAACAGCGACTCAAAACAGAGGGAAACCAAACCGTGACAAATTGTCACGGTTTGAAGATGTCTGCTCCGGACGGGAAAATGAGAATGACTGATGTTGCCGACACGGAACAACTGTTCAGGCTTATCCAGTCAGTACCCTCCCCTAAAGCAGAACCGTTTAAGATATGGCTTGCAAAAGTAGGAAAAGAAAGGGTAGATGAGATCGCCGATCCGGAACTTACGATAGACAGGGCTCTTCAGACCTACCGAAGGAAAGGATACTCTGAAAAGTGGATAAATCAGCGATTAAAGACCATTGAAATCCGTAAAGAGTTAACGGACGAATGGGATCGTGCAGGAATTGAAAAAGGAACAGACTATGCGATATTGACAGATGAAATCACTAAAGCATGGTCCGGAATGACAACAAAAGAATATAAACAGTTAAAAGAGCTAAGAAAAGAAAGCCTCCGCGACAATATGACAAATCTTGAACTTGTCCTGAATATGCTTGCAGAAGCTACTACAACAGAGATATCCAAATCAGAAAATCCATCAGGACTTTCAGATAGCCAGAAGATTGCAAACCGTGGAGGGAAGGTAGCCGGAACTGCCCGCAAAGAGATTATAAAACAAACGGGAAAAGATCCTGTAACTTCAAAGAAGGATACAGAACAGCAACTTTCAAACGCGGAAAACGCAGAGATAAACTAA
- a CDS encoding AI-2E family transporter has protein sequence MRTPENLKNLLYPLLSIALLFVILIGMKSAAYFINIMLISVILTLLGIPIMKRLNKAGLSDILSVTIIIILYIVCILAFVFLIYESLYVFISRLPEYESLLTERLSELMDILARFNISGDMVASVLKPDWNAISKMVLEVVAGGSMLAMDLFFILVITCFALLEVHKMPGRIEKVYGEGSGKVENVKVIISNIIKWLVVKTKTNVVLGASFGGMLYILGIDMAVFWGLMAIILSYIPYVGLIIVSIPAIFLAWLQLGVWGAAVVIVGICIINAVVENFVFSKFAADSFQIPPLIVIVTIILWSWVLGPVGLFLSVPFTVIIIALLQGSPDTRWITTLLGFDEPGQAEEE, from the coding sequence ATGAGAACTCCTGAAAATTTAAAGAACCTGCTCTATCCTCTCCTGTCGATCGCTTTGCTGTTTGTAATCCTGATCGGGATGAAAAGTGCGGCCTATTTCATAAATATTATGCTGATATCCGTGATCCTTACTCTTCTTGGAATTCCTATTATGAAGAGGCTGAACAAGGCCGGGCTTTCCGATATCCTTTCGGTGACGATAATTATAATTCTTTATATCGTCTGTATCCTGGCTTTCGTATTCCTGATCTATGAATCCCTGTACGTTTTCATATCGAGACTGCCGGAATACGAATCCCTTCTGACAGAGAGACTCTCGGAGTTGATGGATATTTTGGCCAGGTTCAATATTTCAGGAGATATGGTCGCATCTGTCCTGAAACCCGACTGGAATGCAATTTCAAAAATGGTTCTTGAGGTTGTCGCAGGAGGATCGATGCTTGCCATGGATCTCTTCTTCATTCTTGTAATAACGTGCTTCGCTCTCCTTGAAGTGCACAAAATGCCGGGAAGGATTGAAAAAGTTTACGGGGAAGGCTCGGGTAAGGTCGAGAATGTAAAAGTCATTATCTCTAATATCATCAAATGGCTCGTCGTAAAGACCAAGACGAATGTTGTTCTCGGGGCATCGTTCGGGGGAATGCTGTATATTCTCGGGATCGATATGGCGGTCTTCTGGGGTCTTATGGCGATTATTTTAAGCTACATCCCGTATGTCGGCCTGATAATTGTTTCAATCCCCGCGATATTTCTCGCCTGGCTCCAGCTCGGGGTATGGGGTGCGGCCGTGGTGATCGTAGGCATCTGCATAATTAATGCGGTGGTTGAAAATTTCGTATTCTCCAAATTTGCAGCAGACAGTTTCCAGATTCCGCCTTTGATCGTAATCGTTACGATCATCCTGTGGTCGTGGGTTCTCGGTCCTGTGGGGCTGTTTCTCTCGGTTCCGTTCACTGTAATAATCATCGCTCTCCTGCAGGGAAGTCCGGACACGAGATGGATAACTACCCTTCTTGGATTCGACGAGCCGGGGCAGGCTGAGGAAGAATAA